The stretch of DNA CCGCACCTTGGTCTACCGGGGCCGGGACGACAGCGGCGGCGAGGCGGCCCTGCGGGTGGCACGTCCCGATCTTCCCGTGGCCACCGAGCAGTTGCTGATCACCGAGGCCGAGGCGCTGCGCCGGATGAACGGGCGCTACGCCCCCGAGCTCCTGGCCTCCGGACTCGACGACCGCCCCGCCTGGCTCGCCATGCGGCTGGTCGCGGCCCCCGGGAACACGGATCTGCAGCCGCCCCGACTCAATGAACTCCTCGCGTACGAAACGCCGGAAGGCACCTCCGCGTTCGACATCCTCACCAGCCTGCTGCTCGCCTGGCACCTGGCGAGCGCGCTGAGCATCTGCCATCTCAACGGGCTGGTTCCGGCCGGTCTCTCCCCGGACTCGGTGATGGTCCTGGAACGTTCCGTGGTGCTCGTCGGCCTCTCGGACTGCGTCGTGGACGGTGAGTTCTCCGGTGCGGGAGCCGCGCCGACGCGAGAGGACAACGTCAAGTCCCTCGGCGAGCTGCTGCGGTTGATCAGCAGCAAGCGGCAGGCCTCCCTGCCCGGCCTGCCCGACGGCATGCACCTCTGGCAGGGAACCACCTGGCAGCCCCTGCGCGACATGGTCGAGCAGTGCCTGGACGCGGACCCGGGCAGGCGGCCCACCGCCGCTTCGGTCGCCGACAGACTGGCCCGGTACGTCGCGATCGCGCAGGCCATGCGCGGCGACGGGAAGCCCTCCGGACAGCCGGCGGCCTCCTCCGGCCGCGTGCCTCCGCGCCCGCCCCTGCAGACCACGGCGAGCGAGCAGAGCGCTCCGGGCACTTCCCGGATCGGCCGTCGCAGCCTCCGCGTGGACCTGGGGATCGGAGGCGCCCGCGCCGCGCACGAGAACCGCCTGTCCCTGGCCCGCCGCCCCCTCACGTACAGCAGACGCGTCATCGTGGTCGGCGCCCACCCGAGCTGCGGCCGGTCCACCACCACGTTCATGCTGGGCTCGCTGTTCGTGGCGGTGCGCGGCGAGCCGGTTCTCGCCATGGACGGCGCCCCGGTCAGCGGTGACCTGAACGGCTACCTGGTCCGGCAGAACACCGCGACACCCCGCGATCTCACCAGGCTGCCGATGGACGCGGGCCACGCCGACATCCGCCGCCTGACCAGCCTCGCCCCCTCGGGCCTCGAAATCCTCGCGCACCGGGCCAGCTACGCCGTCCGCAGCCCGGCCTACGCAGAGGAGTACCGCCGCATCCTCACGATGACGGCCCGCCACTACCCCGTGATGCTGACCGACTGGGCGGCGCCGCCGCGGGACCCGGCGCTCGACGTGGCCCTGGACATGGCCGACCGTCTGATCGTCTGCTGCACGACCTCGGCCTACTCCGTGACGGCCGCCGCCGAGCTCCTCGACGACCTGCGCGAGCGGGGTCGCGAGGAACTGGCCGGCCAGGCCCTGGTCGTCGCGTCCCGCCTCGGCGGCATCGACAAGCCCCTGCGGGATACGGACGTCGAGGAGCGCTTCACCGACGAGTGCGCCGGCACCGTCCTCATCCCCTTCGACCTCCACCTCTCCGAACACCGCGCCAAGGAACTCGCCCGCCTCAGAGGACGCACAGCGGAGGCGTTCCTGGATCTGGCGGCGCGGGTCGTGTCGGGTCCGCGGGAGGCGGGAGCTCCCGACGCCGGGTAGACGCGGGAGCCACCGCCGGACGGAGCGGGGTCAGAACGTCAGCTTCCAGCTGTTGATGTAGCCCGTGTCCTGCGCCGCCACATCCTGCACCCGCAGCTTCCAGGCGCCGTTCGCCGGTTCGCTCGATGCGTTGACCGTGTACGTCGCGATGACGTTGTCCGCGGAGTCGTTGCCGCTGGAGTTCTTCATGCGGTACGCCGTGCCGTCGGGTGCGAGCAGGTCGATGACCACGTCGCCGCGCCAGGTGTGCCGGATGTCGACGTCCGCCTTGAGGGTGGCCGGGGCGTTGCCCGTGCGGCCCGTCACGTTCACCGTCGAGGTCACGGCCGCGCCGTTGTCAGGGATGGCGACGTCCGTGGTGTTCTCGTACGAGTCGCCGGGCGGGATGGGAGTCTCCGTGCCGAGGGTCCAGACGGCGTGGGCGATGGCGTCGCTGTTGCGGTCCAGGGCGGTGTCGTTGATGTTCGACGTGGTGTCGCACGACGAGTGGTAGCAGCGGTCGAAGGCCTGGCCGGCCGTGCCGCCCCACTTCTGGGCCTGGGCGCTGGACTTCGTACGGCTCGCGCCGGTGAAGAGGCCGCCGACCGGGATGCCCACGTTCTTGAAGCTGGCGTGGTCGGAGCGGCCGTCGCCCTCGGTCTCTATCTCCGTGGGGACGTTCAGGCCCGCGTAGTAGTCCTTGAAGGTCTTCTCGATCGTGGGGTCGTCGTCGTAGACGAAGTAGCCCGGGTTCGGGGAGCCGATCATGTCGAAGTTGAGATAGCCGGAGACCTTTGAACGCTCCGTGGCGGGAAGGTTGTTGACGTAGTACTTCGACCCGACCAGGCCCAGCTCCTCCGCGCCCCACCAGGCGAACCGCAGGTGCTTCGTCGGCTCCAGCTGTGCGCGCGAGACGGCGAGCGCGGTCTCCAGGACGCCGGCCGAGCCCGAGCCGTTGTCGTTGATGCCGGGGCCCGAACTGACGCTGTCGAGGTGGGCGCCCGCCATCAGGACCTTGTTCGGGTCGCCGCCCGGCCAGTCCGCGATGAGGTTGTAGCCGGTGGCGCCGCTGGAGGTGAACTGCTGCACGGTGGTGGTGAATCCGGCCGCGTCCAGCTTGGCCTTCGCGTAGTCGATGGAGGCCTTGTAGCCGGGGCGGCCGTGGGCGCGGTTGCCGCCGTTGGCCGATGCGATGGACTGGAACTGGGAGAGGTGCGCCTTGACGTTGGCGAGCGGGATGTCGGGGGCCGCGAGCGTCGGGGAGGGTGCCGCGAGGGCCGTGGGTGCGGTGACGGCGAGCAGTCCGGCCGCGGCCAGGGTGGCGACGCCCGCGGTGGCCCGTCTCAGGGTGCGGGGTATGGCGGGTCTGGAGATTCTCATGTGGGGCTCCGAATTCCGAACAGCGAAGGGGACGGAACGTACTGACGCCCTGCGAGCGGATGCCGCAGGGCGTTGGAGCTGTGCTGAGCAGAAGGGTGGGGCGGTTGTGCGTTGCCTGATATTGAAGCTGGAACGACCCACCGTCAAGAGAGGAAACCGGTCAGATGCCGGTCAGCCAGATTCGGATATCGGACACCCTGCGATCGCCCCGCCAGGGCTCGCATACGGGGTCGGACTCAGTCCTCTTCGGGCGTCTCGGGACGCAGCAGCGGGTGCTTGACGCCCGGGAACACCGTGGCCCGGATCACCGGCTCGGCGGACGCGCCCTGCACCACCGTCTCGGCGACGCCCCACGGGCGGCCCGGCAGCACGACGAGGATGGTGTACGAGGAGGAGCAGCCCATGCAGTCGTAGCGGTCCGCCCAGGTCTCGACCTCGGTGCGGCTACCGGGATAGCGGGCCACGTGGCGGTGGCGTGCGTGGCAGCGGTCGCACTTCTCGCCCGGCTCGCAGGTGCCACCGCAGGGGCAGGGCACGTCCAGGGTCTCGGCGGGCTGCCAGCGCTGCGTGACGATCGCCTCGCGGGTGGCGCCCATGTCCTTCATGGCCTTGAGGTTGCGGGCGGCGACGTTGTACGACTCGCCGGTCGACGTCATCCGGTTCCGGATCACGTCCTTGCGTCCGCGGTTCGTCGTCATGCTGGGCCTCCTGGGGTTCACGCAGCCCACCAGGAGGCCCATGAGATCGGTCCCCCTACGGTACCCGCCCGTCGGGCGCGGCCCCGAATCCCGCCGGGCTACTCGATGACGAGCTCGACCTCGATGTTGCCGCGCGTGGCCTTGGAGTACGGGCAGTACGCGTGCGTGGCCTCGACCAGCCGCTGCCCGGTCTCGCCGGCCAGGGAGTCCGGCAGCTCCACGCGCATCACGACTGCGAGCCCGAAGCCCGTGTCGTCCTTGCCTATGGAGACCTCGGCGGTCACCGAGACGTCCTTGGTGTCGACCTTCATCTCACGGGAGACCGCCCCCATGGCGCTGGCGAAACAGGCCGCGTACCCGGCGGCGAAGAGCTGCTCGGGGTTGGTGCCCTGTCCGTTGCCGCCGAGGGCCGGGGGCATGGCGAGCGCGAGGTCGATCTGGCCGTCGGAGCTGACGGCGCGGCCCTCGCGGCCGTTGGCGGTGGCGACGGCGGTGTACAGCGCGTTCATGGGGTGTCCTTCGGTTCGTCGGTTCGTCGGTGGCCGGGCGTGGGTCGTCGGGCGTCGGTTCGTTCGTCCGGCTCGTTTGTCCTGTCCAGA from Streptomyces sp. BA2 encodes:
- a CDS encoding organic hydroperoxide resistance protein gives rise to the protein MNALYTAVATANGREGRAVSSDGQIDLALAMPPALGGNGQGTNPEQLFAAGYAACFASAMGAVSREMKVDTKDVSVTAEVSIGKDDTGFGLAVVMRVELPDSLAGETGQRLVEATHAYCPYSKATRGNIEVELVIE
- a CDS encoding M28 family metallopeptidase is translated as MRISRPAIPRTLRRATAGVATLAAAGLLAVTAPTALAAPSPTLAAPDIPLANVKAHLSQFQSIASANGGNRAHGRPGYKASIDYAKAKLDAAGFTTTVQQFTSSGATGYNLIADWPGGDPNKVLMAGAHLDSVSSGPGINDNGSGSAGVLETALAVSRAQLEPTKHLRFAWWGAEELGLVGSKYYVNNLPATERSKVSGYLNFDMIGSPNPGYFVYDDDPTIEKTFKDYYAGLNVPTEIETEGDGRSDHASFKNVGIPVGGLFTGASRTKSSAQAQKWGGTAGQAFDRCYHSSCDTTSNINDTALDRNSDAIAHAVWTLGTETPIPPGDSYENTTDVAIPDNGAAVTSTVNVTGRTGNAPATLKADVDIRHTWRGDVVIDLLAPDGTAYRMKNSSGNDSADNVIATYTVNASSEPANGAWKLRVQDVAAQDTGYINSWKLTF